The genomic window GAGGGGCACAAGAAGGACTACTCATAGGCAAGCAGGTATACGCAGACAGGCGGCTCGACATTCTTATAGACGACCTTTTAGGTCTTCTTGACGAGTACAGTGACGGGATTCAGGCGGCGGCCATCCAGGTAACTATCTCACTATTTCCGGCTCATCTAATGTCTCATTAACTACTGTTAGAGTGCCTCAGTCAGCTCTATTCCTTCTCCCGCACAGGTTGTTGCAAGCAGACTTGACAGTAAGGAAACATTAAAACCCTTACGTTACCGAGTTGTCTCCAACTTCAGGCATTGGCAATAATCTGACACGCGAAACAGAGCATGCCAGTCAAGAAACATGGGAGTCATTGATGTCCGGTGGTCCTCAGGCTGCTGTGGctgtttttcaaaaaattgcgtATTCAACGCCTTTGCTGCACGGTGAAGAGTACCTTCGCATTCAATATGGTCCTTCTTGGGACCCTGCACCATGTCGTCTGAGTCATGAAACAGTGGAAGATTTTATCAGTGTGAACCCTGCGGCAAATCACGGGGTAGGCGGTTTACCACAACTGTACGCAGTCACTGCCAGCAATCAAGTTATTTTTAGCAGAACGATTTGCCGAATGGTGGACAAGAGGGTATAATTTCTTTAACTACTGGAGTGGCACGCGCGAGACGGAGTCGTGCATCAGGTGAGCTTCTCAAGACATTGATtaacttttttttcagatgtaTCAATTTTAGGTGGAAGGACTAGACGGCGTCAGAGCAGGTAGGTCGCTTTACTTGTAGAAATTTTCGTCTCTGAAACTGTTCAAGGAGGGGCACAAGAAGGACTACTCATAGAGAAGCTCGTCATACAAATACACACGACGACCTTCCAAGGAAATGAATTTTTGGGTATAATGATTTGAGGTAGCTGTTAATTTTATGAGCAGAATTTTTTtgcgaattttttattggaTTTTTTGGCCATGTGTGCTGAGTTCCGGTATTTTAGGCGGGCGTACcgaaaataattatttagaGTTGACTGCTGGGAAAGAAAGGGAGGAGGGGACAAGGTAGGGTTGCGTTATCAGCTGCTGCTGGCGCGCCGTGGGATGGAGTCATATGGGCCAATTGCTGGCGGGGGCGCTTCATCAGCTGAATTCTTTGGAGGCAGTGGGGGGAGCAGTTTCAGATGGACGGTGGCACAGTTCAACTTCTTTCCCAGTGCAAGAAGGTAGGCTCAACTATTGCAGGTTTTTAAATTCTCTGCACAAAGGACTTGTCAAGCAAAACGAATTGCAACATGTAAAACGAGAGTCCTTCCAAGAAAGCtagaagaaattcgagtTAGACTCTTGTGTGTTACCATTATTATAGCAGTACTTTCACTCCTGCATTTCTAAGCAGGTTTGTTTGTATACAATTTTTGCTTGGAGGTCAGGACTTGGCGTCGATTGACCATATATGGCTTGACCATAGATATCAAGTAGCCCTCGCCTGGGAACTGAGAACGAGTACATGTACTGTAcggtactgtactgtaccgCAGTGAGCGCAATGGCAGATCCAAAATGGCGTCTCCGAGTTAACCCTTTTATGAAGGAAGCGGTGGAGTGTCTTGCTCACCTTCTAGAAAACTCCAGACAGTTGCTCGATCGCCTTCTCGCGGAGGAGCTCCTTTCAAACGACCGATACGGAGAAGTGTTGAAGAATCTCGACCGACGTTTACCCGAAGATGTTGCGAGACAGCTGCTCAATTCATTGCAGCGATGTCCTTCCGGCAGCTTCGACACGTTTTGCTCACTCCTATCAGAAGTCGACCAAGGTCGAGGGCTTTATAATCTAATTTGTAGAACGCGACCACGCTCTGAGATCGAACCTCGTTCGAACGCGAGTCGGGAacttcgtcatcgttttctgCCGCCTATTAGGGAGCCTAATCCCCCGGAACGTCGTCATCCTTTTCCGCCGCCTAAGACCTCGAAACTTCGTCATCCTTTTCCGTCGCCTATTCTCCCGAAACTTCGTCATCCTTTTCAGCAACTCTGTAGCACAAAAGGTACAGGAGTGTAGTTAGTTTGTATTGTACATTCGTGTAGTATGGACCTTTTGTAGAGCTACGTCATCCTATTCCGCCTCCTAATCCTCCGACGTGTCTTCAGAAACGGCGTTCCAAGACGGCTTTCAAAGAACAGAGTTTGCCTGTCACACAGTTGATGTCTGCTAGTGGTCAAAGCTGCACAGGTAAGATCATAGGATGTAAATGTGCTTAGTGATTTGTTCCTTAGCTGATACTGCTGACGCCATATTCATCTTTGTTGATGCTTCTGTACAGGCCGACTATCTACCGCATCACGAAGCTTTTTCCAAAGTAATTTGCAAGCTTGTTAGAAGAACAGAGGGCACATGGAAGGAATTTTCTGTTGAATTGGACACTTTATCTTCTATGGAACGTACTACCTGTAGCATTGAGCAGAGTCATGTGCCAGTTACAAAAGAATGTCACGTAAAGATTATTCTTCCACAAACGCAGCCAGAGACGTTTCATCAGCAAAGAAAGTTGATTCttagaaaaatcgaaagtaTGACTAAGATTGACATCAAAAAAGTTGAAGTGATTCACGGCAGCTGTCACGTCATTTTGACTCTTCTTGCTGCCACTTTTATTAGATTTGTATGCTCCCTTTTTAGTCCGGAAAGCTTGTGGCAGTTGCTCTCCTCAGTTGACCGCCTTGTTGAAATTCAGCTGGGAAACCTTCTTCCGGTGAAGCTAAGCAGGATTTTTAAGACGTTTGCAAATCCAGGAGCAGTATCAAGAAACCTTGACAACTTAGCAAAGGTAAAGAGAAGCGTGGAAGATTTAATCGGTTTTGTGGGTCCCGGTACGTTTTTGTTTGCAGAGAAGTAGAACATTATGCAAAATGACGGTTACAAAGGCCAGCCGCCTTTCACTTGAAAGCCTGCTCGATGAAATTGTATAGTGAATGCAGTGTAGCGGTCATCTCAGGGATTTATTAATGCATTATTTCACTGTTTATAGGAAATTGGCTCTAAAGCCGCTGTTGCTAGCATTATAGGCAGTGATGAAACTGTTTCTGACACAGACGTGACTTCAAGACGTTTTTCCGCCCAATGCCTCAGTAAATCTTTGTTGCACCAAGCTCACGATATGTACACTTTTAGCCCCAAGCTCTGGTAGACGCCAACTTTCCTTGTGTACTCTAGGATTAGTGAAATTATTAAAgaacaaaggagaaaaactgTTGAACTGTTTTCCGCATTGTCAGCTCTGAAAGTTAGTTATATTCGTTCCTAGTGCTTACACGTAGAATAATGAACTTCTTTAGAGAAAGCTAGATGGACCTTTCATAGAGCTACGTTTTGTTGGGCAACCGACGCAACCAGTGACGTACTGTTTGCTTGGCGGCGCCGTCACTCTTCGTGTTCAAGCCGATGGCGATGGTCCGCTTGCTTACCAGTGGTTCATGGGCGATTACGTCCTTTCAGGCAAACAAACAGGCACGCTGAAAACGAGCACAGCGGGATGTTACGTCTGCGAGGTCAAATCTCGTCGAGGTGAAACGATTCGAAGCACGCCTGTCGAAGTCGTCATTGTCAAGCGCTTAGGTAGAATAATATATCTAATGGCATTGACTGAATTGACATAACGATGTTCTTCTAGTGTCTCAAGACGATCTGCCTTCTAACGAGACTCTTCAAGCGCGTTATGAAGAGAACGATCTCATCATAAGCGCCCCGGCTGAGATAACAGCACGCGGTTCAGTGGCTGAGATGGCCTACTTCGAAGCTCTTCGCAAGGACGGCGGTACCCCCTGCCGCAGAGCAAGACTCATGATTGTGGGTCGCGATTTGGCCGGCAAGTCGTCGCTGGTCAACGCTCTCATGGACAAGCCGTGCAAAGAGGAAAGCAAGCAATTGGAGAAGAGCACAGAGGGCATCGAGTTCGCCGTCGTTGGGTGCGCTTTACGAGGAGAAGAGTACGAATTCGAAAAAGTTGACGAAGTCGAGTTTCTCGAACGAATGAAAGCTCGCATAGTCGCCTTGGAGATCCGGAATCCTCCTGAGAGCAAGAAGAAGTCGTGTGGCAACAGTGAACGACCCAGCAGTTCCAGTTTGCAGAAGGACTatcgtgacgacgaagacgacgttgacgataGCTACCTGTATGATGCAAATGTTGATAGCAGCTCTGATGAGCTGTCTCGCCTCGCATTCGAAGGTCGCAAACTGTCTCCTGAAATGGAAAAATTTGTCGATGaggaactgaaaaaaatgaaagaaggaaaagacgacgatactAAAGAACCGGACTATATCATCCTGCGAATAGCAGACTTCGCCGGCCATCCCGTTTACTTGAATAGTCATATTCCTTTTTTATCTGAACACGGCGTCTATGCTCTAGTTTTCGATTTgaccgaagacgaagaaagcaaGCGGCCAGCTGCCATGTACAAAGACTCCAAGAAAGTTGAAGTCGAAGAGACTGGCAGCCAATCAAACGAGGAATACCTAAGAACGTGGCTAACGGCTATAGGCTGCACTCAGCCTATTTCCTACGACGGAAAGAAGCGGCCGAATCCTTCCGTGCTTATGGTTGGAACCCGACTTGAtaaaatttattccgaatcgaagactttttcttcgttcgcgTCCACGCTTGAACAGAAGCAACGACGCATCAAGGAGTACTTGTATGAGAGCTGTCCGCACTACCACGACTCGTACGTGTCCGGCGTCTTCTTTGTCGACAATACTTTCTCGTCGGAGTTTGCACGACGCAATCTGCGCGAATTGCGacagtcgatcgtcgaagaggcGTTGCAGCAAGAGCACACGAAGAAATTTCTTCCCTTCTCTTGGATAGAAGCTGAAATAATGATCATTGAGCTGAAGAATCGTAAGTATATGCGAGTGGAGGAATTCAAGAGTCATCTCAacgaaagagacgtcgtcatttcgaaCTGCCACGAACTTCTTCAGTACTTTCACGATATCAGTGTCATTGTCTACTTTTCCCAACCGGAGGAGCTCTctcacttcgtcgttctcgatccgAGCTGGCTGGTTCAAATATTTCAATCTCTGATTGACGCTCACAcggtcgacgagcgacggaaCGAGGAGAGATTGCGACGAGTGAGTCGCTACGGCATCATTTCCTTTTCGGAAATTCAAACCAATCtcaaagaggaaaacgagaacgtcgagatTATCATGCAGATGCTTCAGAAGTACGACTTTCTAGCGCCCTACGTGACGAACTCGAGAGACGGTGACCAGCGTCTGTTCAATGGTAGCGAGTTCAAGTCCGAGTATTTCATCGCTCCGGCTCTAGTCACGTTCAATCCGAACGTCTCTTTATTCTCTTCGCATCCGGAACTGAGTCAAAAGAATGGCTCCGAAACGGTTTTTCCTAAGCCTATCTATTTCCTTTGTGACTGCAATCTGGTGCCGGAAGGACTGTACACGCGCCTCGTGACGAGACTCGCCAATCGATTCTGCGTTTGCCCGGAAGTatttcgtcatttttctcgttttcatTACAACGAGaggttcgacgtcgttctcgccaACTGCAGTGCCTTTACCGACTACGGCGCGAGAATATTTCTGACTGTCACTGACGCTCATTATAGCTGTGGTAGCGAAGACCAAATTGCGGCTATCTGTAAGGAAGTGTTCCAGTACGTCGCCGTTGGCCTGCACAATATCATTCAAACTGGAATGAAGGGCTTGCACTTTTCCCTTCAGtatcgtcgctctcgtgaCTCGTTTGAGAACGTGCCGCCTTATTCGTGTCATCGTCATAAAATTCTAAGCTGCTGCGACACACCGTGTCTTAGAAACGCTCTAACAGAAAATGGCAGTTTAAACTTCGAGCCGTGGATGTCTACATCGTTCACTACTACGGTAATGAGATGCATGCCGGCCATTTGTCGGCTTTTCCGTTACCACGCGTTTTTTTAGTGTCCTGACATTCCCATCTGCCAAGGAGCTCCGCCTCGTGGTATCACAAATGTATGccagttttattttttcttatatcGTTTACGTAGAAGTCAGCCTATCGAAAATTACGCGTCCTTCATCTCCGCACGGTCCGCAGAGAGGCAATGAGGTCGTTTTGGCTACATCGTTTTCCGGACGCTGCGAGTGGCGTCAAGCCGGCACACGAATTCAAGATAAGCTCTCCCGTGAAATGCAGATCAATTCCTTGAGCGACGAAAATTCCGGTCTCTATACTTGCA from Oscarella lobularis chromosome 1, ooOscLobu1.1, whole genome shotgun sequence includes these protein-coding regions:
- the LOC136191671 gene encoding uncharacterized protein isoform X3 gives rise to the protein MSFRQLRHVLLTPIRSRPREPNPPERRHPFPPPKTSKLRHPFPSPILPKLRHPFQQLCSTKELRHPIPPPNPPTCLQKRRSKTAFKEQSLPVTQLMSASGQSCTADTADAIFIFVDASVQADYLPHHEAFSKVICKLVRRTEGTWKEFSVELDTLSSMERTTCSIEQSHVPVTKECHVKIILPQTQPETFHQQRKLILRKIESMTKIDIKKVEVIHGSCHVILTLLAATFIRFVCSLFSPESLWQLLSSVDRLVEIQLGNLLPVKLSRIFKTFANPGAVSRNLDNLAKRSRTLCKMTVTKASRLSLESLLDEIEIGSKAAVASIIGSDETVSDTDVTSRRFSAQCLSKSLLHQAHDMISEIIKEQRRKTVELFSALSALKRKLDGPFIELRFVGQPTQPVTYCLLGGAVTLRVQADGDGPLAYQWFMGDYVLSGKQTGTLKTSTAGCYVCEVKSRRGETIRSTPVEVVIVKRLVSQDDLPSNETLQARYEENDLIISAPAEITARGSVAEMAYFEALRKDGGTPCRRARLMIVGRDLAGKSSLVNALMDKPCKEESKQLEKSTEGIEFAVVGCALRGEEYEFEKVDEVEFLERMKARIVALEIRNPPESKKKSCGNSERPSSSSLQKDYRDDEDDVDDSYLYDANVDSSSDELSRLAFEGRKLSPEMEKFVDEELKKMKEGKDDDTKEPDYIILRIADFAGHPVYLNSHIPFLSEHGVYALVFDLTEDEESKRPAAMYKDSKKVEVEETGSQSNEEYLRTWLTAIGCTQPISYDGKKRPNPSVLMVGTRLDKIYSESKTFSSFASTLEQKQRRIKEYLYESCPHYHDSYVSGVFFVDNTFSSEFARRNLRELRQSIVEEALQQEHTKKFLPFSWIEAEIMIIELKNRKYMRVEEFKSHLNERDVVISNCHELLQYFHDISVIVYFSQPEELSHFVVLDPSWLVQIFQSLIDAHTVDERRNEERLRRVSRYGIISFSEIQTNLKEENENVEIIMQMLQKYDFLAPYVTNSRDGDQRLFNGSEFKSEYFIAPALVTFNPNVSLFSSHPELSQKNGSETVFPKPIYFLCDCNLVPEGLYTRLVTRLANRFCVCPEVFRHFSRFHYNERFDVVLANCSAFTDYGARIFLTVTDAHYSCGSEDQIAAICKEVFQYVAVGLHNIIQTGMKGLHFSLQYRRSRDSFENVPPYSCHRHKILSCCDTPCLRNALTENGSLNFEPWMSTSFTTTCPDIPICQGAPPREVSLSKITRPSSPHGPQRGNEVVLATSFSGRCEWRQAGTRIQDKLSREMQINSLSDENSGLYTCIEITERSYRATIPFELQCPPPKELDLKLSIGVFEDNKLLEDSNRDDPIRYGRPIRLECFTELTSRDLKYQWYFEGLKISGETSHELRIARMRDYLQGAYHCVVSLDDHHKPEETKPVKLRVEDRVTGSIERGLTKRNTRLREFVGKPECADKIALLIGNQKYKNHECLKTPENDVKTISKKLSQLFDFHVLTFLDLSHFELVKALEKFYSMVRPGSYVFVFYAGHGFECNNQQYILPIDADESVSILAAISAESIRQVFAMKSAKAIFFVFDCSRNLVRSKELPAPLLTFGHDFIEVYGYWIIIKACRSSEKAYEGKDSSSFLPFFLKILPHCRSKLSDFVAQLKQELQTQKALYIERSDTLSRGIGVDDVSFSHDVSKDERDKNEQIVASMHIFSNTMTRFRPHPEHPVSVTFETEQTCVNVVKVWCTFEHENCDILDVIVKIKNPNELLEDVKLKQESFTKYYWSIRYLLKLLQKPELIFSVWVCYKDKSSMIAEEVFFETKIGAQSEFYLNRESESLSH
- the LOC136191671 gene encoding uncharacterized protein isoform X2, which codes for MYCTVLYCTAVSAMADPKWRLRVNPFMKEAVECLAHLLENSRQLLDRLLAEELLSNDRYGEVLKNLDRRLPEDVARQLLNSLQRCPSGSFDTFCSLLSEVDQGRGLYNLICRTRPRSEIEPRSNASRELRHRFLPPIREPNPPERRHPFPPPKTSKLRHPFPSPILPKLRHPFQQLCSTKELRHPIPPPNPPTCLQKRRSKTAFKEQSLPVTQLMSASGQSCTADTADAIFIFVDASVQADYLPHHEAFSKVICKLVRRTEGTWKEFSVELDTLSSMERTTCSIEQSHVPVTKECHVKIILPQTQPETFHQQRKLILRKIESMTKIDIKKVEVIHGSCHVILTLLAATFIRFVCSLFSPESLWQLLSSVDRLVEIQLGNLLPVKLSRIFKTFANPGAVSRNLDNLAKRSRTLCKMTVTKASRLSLESLLDEIEIGSKAAVASIIGSDETVSDTDVTSRRFSAQCLSKSLLHQAHDMISEIIKEQRRKTVELFSALSALKRKLDGPFIELRFVGQPTQPVTYCLLGGAVTLRVQADGDGKQTGTLKTSTAGCYVCEVKSRRGETIRSTPVEVVIVKRLVSQDDLPSNETLQARYEENDLIISAPAEITARGSVAEMAYFEALRKDGGTPCRRARLMIVGRDLAGKSSLVNALMDKPCKEESKQLEKSTEGIEFAVVGCALRGEEYEFEKVDEVEFLERMKARIVALEIRNPPESKKKSCGNSERPSSSSLQKDYRDDEDDVDDSYLYDANVDSSSDELSRLAFEGRKLSPEMEKFVDEELKKMKEGKDDDTKEPDYIILRIADFAGHPVYLNSHIPFLSEHGVYALVFDLTEDEESKRPAAMYKDSKKVEVEETGSQSNEEYLRTWLTAIGCTQPISYDGKKRPNPSVLMVGTRLDKIYSESKTFSSFASTLEQKQRRIKEYLYESCPHYHDSYVSGVFFVDNTFSSEFARRNLRELRQSIVEEALQQEHTKKFLPFSWIEAEIMIIELKNRKYMRVEEFKSHLNERDVVISNCHELLQYFHDISVIVYFSQPEELSHFVVLDPSWLVQIFQSLIDAHTVDERRNEERLRRVSRYGIISFSEIQTNLKEENENVEIIMQMLQKYDFLAPYVTNSRDGDQRLFNGSEFKSEYFIAPALVTFNPNVSLFSSHPELSQKNGSETVFPKPIYFLCDCNLVPEGLYTRLVTRLANRFCVCPEVFRHFSRFHYNERFDVVLANCSAFTDYGARIFLTVTDAHYSCGSEDQIAAICKEVFQYVAVGLHNIIQTGMKGLHFSLQYRRSRDSFENVPPYSCHRHKILSCCDTPCLRNALTENGSLNFEPWMSTSFTTTCPDIPICQGAPPREVSLSKITRPSSPHGPQRGNEVVLATSFSGRCEWRQAGTRIQDKLSREMQINSLSDENSGLYTCIEITERSYRATIPFELQCPPPKELDLKLSIGVFEDNKLLEDSNRDDPIRYGRPIRLECFTELTSRDLKYQWYFEGLKISGETSHELRIARMRDYLQGAYHCVVSLDDHHKPEETKPVKLRVEDRVTGSIERGLTKRNTRLREFVGKPECADKIALLIGNQKYKNHECLKTPENDVKTISKKLSQLFDFHVLTFLDLSHFELVKALEKFYSMVRPGSYVFVFYAGHGFECNNQQYILPIDADESVSILAAISAESIRQVFAMKSAKAIFFVFDCSRNLVRSKELPAPLLTFGHDFIEVYGYWIIIKACRSSEKAYEGKDSSSFLPFFLKILPHCRSKLSDFVAQLKQELQTQKALYIERSDTLSRGIGVDDVSFSHDVSKDERDKNEQIVASMHIFSNTMTRFRPHPEHPVSVTFETEQTCVNVVKVWCTFEHENCDILDVIVKIKNPNELLEDVKLKQESFTKYYWSIRYLLKLLQKPELIFSVWVCYKDKSSMIAEEVFFETKIGAQSEFYLNRESESLSH
- the LOC136191671 gene encoding uncharacterized protein isoform X1; translation: MYCTVLYCTAVSAMADPKWRLRVNPFMKEAVECLAHLLENSRQLLDRLLAEELLSNDRYGEVLKNLDRRLPEDVARQLLNSLQRCPSGSFDTFCSLLSEVDQGRGLYNLICRTRPRSEIEPRSNASRELRHRFLPPIREPNPPERRHPFPPPKTSKLRHPFPSPILPKLRHPFQQLCSTKELRHPIPPPNPPTCLQKRRSKTAFKEQSLPVTQLMSASGQSCTADTADAIFIFVDASVQADYLPHHEAFSKVICKLVRRTEGTWKEFSVELDTLSSMERTTCSIEQSHVPVTKECHVKIILPQTQPETFHQQRKLILRKIESMTKIDIKKVEVIHGSCHVILTLLAATFIRFVCSLFSPESLWQLLSSVDRLVEIQLGNLLPVKLSRIFKTFANPGAVSRNLDNLAKRSRTLCKMTVTKASRLSLESLLDEIEIGSKAAVASIIGSDETVSDTDVTSRRFSAQCLSKSLLHQAHDMISEIIKEQRRKTVELFSALSALKRKLDGPFIELRFVGQPTQPVTYCLLGGAVTLRVQADGDGPLAYQWFMGDYVLSGKQTGTLKTSTAGCYVCEVKSRRGETIRSTPVEVVIVKRLVSQDDLPSNETLQARYEENDLIISAPAEITARGSVAEMAYFEALRKDGGTPCRRARLMIVGRDLAGKSSLVNALMDKPCKEESKQLEKSTEGIEFAVVGCALRGEEYEFEKVDEVEFLERMKARIVALEIRNPPESKKKSCGNSERPSSSSLQKDYRDDEDDVDDSYLYDANVDSSSDELSRLAFEGRKLSPEMEKFVDEELKKMKEGKDDDTKEPDYIILRIADFAGHPVYLNSHIPFLSEHGVYALVFDLTEDEESKRPAAMYKDSKKVEVEETGSQSNEEYLRTWLTAIGCTQPISYDGKKRPNPSVLMVGTRLDKIYSESKTFSSFASTLEQKQRRIKEYLYESCPHYHDSYVSGVFFVDNTFSSEFARRNLRELRQSIVEEALQQEHTKKFLPFSWIEAEIMIIELKNRKYMRVEEFKSHLNERDVVISNCHELLQYFHDISVIVYFSQPEELSHFVVLDPSWLVQIFQSLIDAHTVDERRNEERLRRVSRYGIISFSEIQTNLKEENENVEIIMQMLQKYDFLAPYVTNSRDGDQRLFNGSEFKSEYFIAPALVTFNPNVSLFSSHPELSQKNGSETVFPKPIYFLCDCNLVPEGLYTRLVTRLANRFCVCPEVFRHFSRFHYNERFDVVLANCSAFTDYGARIFLTVTDAHYSCGSEDQIAAICKEVFQYVAVGLHNIIQTGMKGLHFSLQYRRSRDSFENVPPYSCHRHKILSCCDTPCLRNALTENGSLNFEPWMSTSFTTTCPDIPICQGAPPREVSLSKITRPSSPHGPQRGNEVVLATSFSGRCEWRQAGTRIQDKLSREMQINSLSDENSGLYTCIEITERSYRATIPFELQCPPPKELDLKLSIGVFEDNKLLEDSNRDDPIRYGRPIRLECFTELTSRDLKYQWYFEGLKISGETSHELRIARMRDYLQGAYHCVVSLDDHHKPEETKPVKLRVEDRVTGSIERGLTKRNTRLREFVGKPECADKIALLIGNQKYKNHECLKTPENDVKTISKKLSQLFDFHVLTFLDLSHFELVKALEKFYSMVRPGSYVFVFYAGHGFECNNQQYILPIDADESVSILAAISAESIRQVFAMKSAKAIFFVFDCSRNLVRSKELPAPLLTFGHDFIEVYGYWIIIKACRSSEKAYEGKDSSSFLPFFLKILPHCRSKLSDFVAQLKQELQTQKALYIERSDTLSRGIGVDDVSFSHDVSKDERDKNEQIVASMHIFSNTMTRFRPHPEHPVSVTFETEQTCVNVVKVWCTFEHENCDILDVIVKIKNPNELLEDVKLKQESFTKYYWSIRYLLKLLQKPELIFSVWVCYKDKSSMIAEEVFFETKIGAQSEFYLNRESESLSH